In Bacillota bacterium, the sequence CCAGGACAGCCTCGTGCTCCTGGAGGGTCTGGGAGGGTCGGCCGGAAACCCCCAAAGACTGTAACATGAAAAAGTGTATTTGGTTGCGGATGCGCTCCAGGAAGTTCATTAACACATGGTTGCGTGTTGACCTGGCGATCGCCTCGTGGAACTGGAGGTTAATGCGGGCCAGTTCTGGTACGTTCCCCTCGTTCGCCAGTTCGTACGCCTGTTTCATGAGGGCCCTCAGCCCCTCAAGTTCATCCGGGGAGATGCGGTCTGCAGCCAGCCGGGCTGCGAAACCTTCCAGGACCGCTCGCACCTCATAAAAGTCTTGCAATTCTTCCGGGGTCAAATTAATGACTTGAGCCCCTTTAAAGGGGGTGTACTGGATCAGGCCGTCCCGGGCAAGCATTTTGAGAGCTTCCCGAATCGGTATGTGGCTCACCCGTAGCTGTTGCGCCAATTCTCGCTCCACCAGCCTCTCCCCTGGCTGGAACGTGCCGGAGAGAATGCCGTCGCGGAGACGCTGGTATACAGCGTCGCT encodes:
- a CDS encoding GntR family transcriptional regulator; its protein translation is MAMALVPPAPMFPLLFCAYRRECRDAYYLVCCLAYCVVYHFVWDTSTPPAVFLLPPATGTSAGPTPPVTHHSPWVPAEHQEGIGSRRRTTKEQDPIASSIERRHAMRRDLPPITSTSASDAVYQRLRDGILSGTFQPGERLVERELAQQLRVSHIPIREALKMLARDGLIQYTPFKGAQVINLTPEELQDFYEVRAVLEGFAARLAADRISPDELEGLRALMKQAYELANEGNVPELARINLQFHEAIARSTRNHVLMNFLERIRNQIHFFMLQSLGVSGRPSQTLQEHEAVLGALVDRDGDRAEQAASQHVLAACRAAQAAKSPVRA